The DNA segment AGGTGGTCGACCAGCTGCTCCTTCGATACCAGCCGCCCGGTGCGGGTGAGCAGGATCTCCAGCAGCCCGACTTCGCGCGCGGAGAGATCCAGCATCTGCTCGTTCAGGTAGGCGATGCGGCCAACCTGGTCGAAGGCCAGCGGGCCATGGTGCGTGAGCGTGGCGCCGCCGCCGGCGCCGCGCCGCACCAGCGCACGCACGCGGGCTTCCAGCTCGGACAGGGCGAAGGGTTTGGCCATGTAGTCATCGGCGCCCAGGTCCAGGCCCTTGACGCGCTCGTCGACGCCATCCGCCGCGGTCAGGATCAGCACCGGCAGCATGGCGCCGCGCGTGCGCAGGCGCTTGAGCACTTCCAGCCCGGGCATGCGGGGCAGGCCGAGATCGAGGATCAGGAGGTCGAAGGTCTGGGTCGAGAGCGCCGAGTCGGCTTCGACCCCACTGGCGACATGGTCGACGGCATAGCCGGAGTGACGTAATGAGCGTGTCAGGCCATCTGCCAGCACATCGTCATCTTCGGCGATCAGAATACGCATGGTTGTCTCCACCCTGGCCGGCTTAGTCGTCGCTTTACATCAAATGACGCGTGCGGGACTTGCCAAGCATACTGTTTTTTTATACAGTACTCGCTTGATCCGGTCGCGCAGTGAGCGGGCCGGATCGTACTGAATTTAGCAACGAATGTATTACCGACGTTTGCCCAATGTTTGCCCCTGCTGCCAGGTTCATTGTCATCAGGAGTTCGCAGCGCGGCGCGGGTCGGGCGGTTACCCGCAAAAGCAGGCGGCGCGCCACATGCGGCCTATTTATACACCATTGACGGAAGGACGACCATGGATGACGGCAAGAAGGCGGGTGCTGGCGTAAGCGCCGAAAAGCAGAAGGCGCTGGCGGCCGCGCTGGCCCAGATCGAGAAGCAGTTCGGCAAGGGCTCGATCATGAAACTGGGCGAGGCCGACATCGACCAGGATATCCAGGTCGTGTCCACCGGCTCGCTGGGCCTGGACATCGCGCTGGGCGTCGGCGGGCTGCCGCGCGGCCGCGTGGTGGAAATCTACGGTCCGGAATCCTCGGGCAAGACCACGCTGACGCTGCAGGTCGTGGCCGAAATGCAAAAGCTGGGCGGCACCTGCGCCTTTATCGATGCCGAGCACGCGCTCGACGTCAACTATGCCGGCAAGCTCGGCGTGTCCGTGGGCGACCTGCTGATCTCCCAGCCCGACACCGGCGAGCAGGCACTGGAAATCACCGACGCGCTGGTGCGCTCGGGCTCGGTCGACCTGATCGTGATCGACTCGGTGGCGGCCCTGGTGCCCAAGGCCGAAATCGAAGGCGAGATGGGCGATTCGCTGCCGGGCCTGCAGGCCCGCCTGATGAGCCAGGCGCTGCGCAAGCTGACCGGCACCATCAAGCGCACCAACTGCCTGGTGATCTTCATCAACCAGATCCGCATGAAGATCGGCGTGATGTTCGGCTCGCCCGAAACCACCACCGGCGGCAATGCGCTGAAGTTCTACGCCTCGGTGCGCCTGGACATCCGCCGCATCGGCTCGATCAAGAAGGGCGACGAGGTGATCGGCAACGAAACCAAGGTCAAGGTAGTCAAAAACAAGGTGTCGCCGCCGTTCCGCGAAGCCTTTTTCGACATCCTCTACGGCCAGGGCATCTCGCGCCAGGGCGAAATCATCGACCTTGGCGTGGACGCCAAGGTCGTCGAGAAGTCGGGCGCGTGGTACAGCTACAAGGGCGAGAAGATCGGCCAGGGCAAGGACAACGCGCGTGAATACCTGCGCGAAAACCCGGACATCGCCGACGAGATCGAAAACAAGGTGCGCGAGTCGCTGGGCGTGGTCCTGATGAACGGCACGCCGGCCACCGCTGGCGCCGTGGCCACCGCCGAAGACTGAGCTTCGCTGGCCGGGGCATGCCCGGCCGCGATCCCCACCCCGGGGCGGCACGCGCAGCGACGCGCGCCGCCCCGGTTTGCATTTTCAAAGCGCTTCTAGCTTCTATATAACGCATTGATAAAGCGCATTGATAATGCGCGGTGTTCAAGCGCGCCTTCCCCATGGCTACACGTCCACCTCTCTCCCTGAAAGCCCGCGCCGTCGGTTACCTGTCGCGGCGCGAGCACAGCCGGGCGGAGCTGGCGCGCAAGCTGGCCCCGCACGCAGAGTCTCCCGAGGCTCTCGAGCAGTTGCTCGATGCGCTGGAGCGCGAGAACTGGTTATCCAACGCGCGCTTTGTCGACAGCCTGGTGCACCGGCGCGCGGCGCGCTATGGCGCCGCGCGCGTGATGCAGGAAGCCCGCACTCATCAGCTCGGCGGCGATCAGCTCGCCGACCTGCAGGATCGCCTGCGCGGGTCGGAGCTGGAGCGCGGCCGCGCGGTCTGGCAAAAGCGTTTTGGCACGCCGCCCGCCACGCCCGAAGACAGGGCCAAGCAGATCCGCTTTATGGTCGCCCGCGGCTTTTCCCGCTCGGTGGTGAGCCAGGTGATCAAAGGGGCGGATGCGTGGCTGGATGGCAGTGACTGACGTTCGCCGACACGGCAGCCTCAAGTTCAAGTGATGCCGCAGTGATGCCGCAGTGATGCCGCGGTAATGTCACGGCCACGTCCTGCACCGGTTTTGGGCGCATACCTGCTTTGCGAGTAGGCGTATTCCGAATCTTCGCGCCTTGTTCATGCCTTGCTCATGCCTTGGTGCTTTAGGCCGTTTCCGCCGCAATGCCGTGATTTTTCCGCATGCGCGGGGCTTGCCCGTCGCTCGACAATCCCCGGCAACAGCACCGCGCGCAGTTTGTTCCCGGCGAGCGTTGTCCGGCATGTTAAAATCCTGCGGTTTTCCGGCCCAGCCGTCCATTTCTCCCGCTCCTGCCTGGTGTTATGCCGCTTTCCCCGCCCGTCAATCGCGCCCTGCGTCACCGTCGTGCCATCACGGCGGAGGCTTATCTTAGGGACGACGGCCTATGGGACATCGAAGCGCGCCTGACTGACACCAAGCCGCGCGAGATTCCGCTGGCCGGCGGCGGCGTGCGCCCGGTGGGCGAGCCGCTGCACGATTTGTGGCTGCGCGTCACCATCGACCTGCGCATGAACGTCGTGGACGCCGATGCCTGTTCCGACTGGGTGCCTTATCCCGGCCAGTGCGACACCATCGGCCCGGCCTACCGCAAGCTGATCGGCCTGAACCTGATGAAGGGTTTCCGCAAGTCGGTGAAAGAGCGCCTGTCGGGCGTGGCCGGATGCACCCATTTGACCGAGCTGGCCGGCATACTGCCGACCACCGCGATCCAGGCATTCGCCGGCGATGTGTTCAACATTCGCGACGGCGGTGTAGAAGACACCAGTACAGAGCCGCCTTACCAGTTGCACGGCTGCCATGCCCTGCATTTCGAAGGCGAGGTCGTACGCCAGTTTTACCCCCGCTGGTATGGTCACCAGCCAAAACCGAGGATCAAGACCGAAGGGTCATCGACCCCGGCGGCGCAGCCAGCGGAGGCGCTCGCCGCCCCCGCCGACGGCGCCATGTCGCGCAGGTCAACCGGCACTTCTGGCTAAGCCAGGCCGGCCTGCAGTCCGCCGAGATTTCATCTCCACACTTTTACGCCTACCCGAAAGGAAACACGCATGAATATCCATGAGTACCAAGGCAAGGAAATCCTGCGCAAATACAATGTGCCGGTTCCGCGCGGCATCCCCGCGTTCTCGGTCGAAGAGGCCCTGAAGGCTGCTGAACAACTGGGCGGCCCGGTATGGGTCGTCAAGGCGCAGATCCACGCGGGCGGCCGCGGCAAGGGCGGCGGCGTGAAGGTGGCCAAGAGCATCGACGAGGTCAAGACCTACGCCACCAACATCCTCGGCATGACCCTGGTCACGCACCAGACCGGCCCGGAAGGCAAGAAGGTCAACCGCCTGCTGATCGAAGAAGGCGCTGACATCAAGAAGGAACTGTACGTCAGCCTGGTGGTTGACCGCGTTTCGCAAAAGGTCG comes from the Cupriavidus basilensis genome and includes:
- a CDS encoding response regulator transcription factor, whose protein sequence is MRILIAEDDDVLADGLTRSLRHSGYAVDHVASGVEADSALSTQTFDLLILDLGLPRMPGLEVLKRLRTRGAMLPVLILTAADGVDERVKGLDLGADDYMAKPFALSELEARVRALVRRGAGGGATLTHHGPLAFDQVGRIAYLNEQMLDLSAREVGLLEILLTRTGRLVSKEQLVDHLCEWGEEVSNNAIEVYVHRLRKKIEVGGIRIATVRGLGYCLEKFQAAVTHD
- the recA gene encoding recombinase RecA: MDDGKKAGAGVSAEKQKALAAALAQIEKQFGKGSIMKLGEADIDQDIQVVSTGSLGLDIALGVGGLPRGRVVEIYGPESSGKTTLTLQVVAEMQKLGGTCAFIDAEHALDVNYAGKLGVSVGDLLISQPDTGEQALEITDALVRSGSVDLIVIDSVAALVPKAEIEGEMGDSLPGLQARLMSQALRKLTGTIKRTNCLVIFINQIRMKIGVMFGSPETTTGGNALKFYASVRLDIRRIGSIKKGDEVIGNETKVKVVKNKVSPPFREAFFDILYGQGISRQGEIIDLGVDAKVVEKSGAWYSYKGEKIGQGKDNAREYLRENPDIADEIENKVRESLGVVLMNGTPATAGAVATAED
- the recX gene encoding recombination regulator RecX, with translation MATRPPLSLKARAVGYLSRREHSRAELARKLAPHAESPEALEQLLDALERENWLSNARFVDSLVHRRAARYGAARVMQEARTHQLGGDQLADLQDRLRGSELERGRAVWQKRFGTPPATPEDRAKQIRFMVARGFSRSVVSQVIKGADAWLDGSD
- a CDS encoding DUF2889 domain-containing protein translates to MPLSPPVNRALRHRRAITAEAYLRDDGLWDIEARLTDTKPREIPLAGGGVRPVGEPLHDLWLRVTIDLRMNVVDADACSDWVPYPGQCDTIGPAYRKLIGLNLMKGFRKSVKERLSGVAGCTHLTELAGILPTTAIQAFAGDVFNIRDGGVEDTSTEPPYQLHGCHALHFEGEVVRQFYPRWYGHQPKPRIKTEGSSTPAAQPAEALAAPADGAMSRRSTGTSG